The genomic DNA TAAGTAACTCTTCAAGACGCTCTTCTGTCACTATTGAAAAAGTTAAAAGTCTTGGCTttgatgcttctcttttcttGGGAGCAATCACTAGTGGAGAACTCACTCATCAATACTTACAAAGGTTATTATACCAACATTGTTTCTGTTGCTTAGCTATGTTCAATTACCATCATTTCACACATTTTATTGTTGCATATAGGCCTATATAGATTGACTTATTTAAAACCCTCGGGGTTGACCTGTTGGTGAAGGCTCGAGACCTGAGAGTTTGTTGTATAAATATCTTatacataaatatttatttgataagcGCTTAATGAAGTTGTTTATCCAAATCCAAACAAGATTATTCACGAGATGTGTAGATATGTAAAGTTATACAGCTTGCCATTAGCAAAAGAATTGTCTTAAGATAGATGGAGATAGAAATATTTTCACGCTGTGGATAATATCTGTTCTTCAACAGGAGAGATGATCCTTGGTTTGCATCGTTGGGAAGATCTTGTATTCATTTCACCTGGAGTGGCAGGGGAGCAATATCTCTTGAGGTGTGTTGAATAGCAATGTATATTATGATATGAAACCATATGCAATTACTTAGAAATCTTACAGCACGTGATAACTTCTTGTAGGGCTTGGACTTGCAAGTTGTGGAGAATGTTGAAGAAGCGGAGTTCATTTTGGCTCATGGAACTGAAGCTTTGGGGGATGCCAACGGGAATGCACGTTCAATGAATCTTGAAGGCCTTGAAAAAATATTGGAGCGTTGCGCTGCCAAAAGGATTCCTATGGTAGTAGCCAATCCAGATTATGTAACTGTTGAAGCAAGAGATTTGCGTGTCATGCCCGGTAAATTTGTGTTATCTTTTCCTTTCATTATCTAAAAACATAGTTCTCCTAAATAGTAGTTAGTTGTAACCTTTCAGTATCATGTTACATGTTTACTAGGTACTCTAGCAGATAAATATGAAAAACTTGGTGGTGAAGTGAAATGGATGG from Vicia villosa cultivar HV-30 ecotype Madison, WI unplaced genomic scaffold, Vvil1.0 ctg.000074F_1_1, whole genome shotgun sequence includes the following:
- the LOC131623588 gene encoding uncharacterized protein LOC131623588 isoform X1, which produces MIPKSIQPLQFQTLNGLRQLAETRRYKVWLLDQFGVLHDGKQPYPGAISTLENIAKSGGKMVIISNSSRRSSVTIEKVKSLGFDASLFLGAITSGELTHQYLQRRDDPWFASLGRSCIHFTWSGRGAISLEGLDLQVVENVEEAEFILAHGTEALGDANGNARSMNLEGLEKILERCAAKRIPMVVANPDYVTVEARDLRVMPGTLADKYEKLGGEVKWMGKPHEIIYNSAMAMAGTDVSDCIAVGDSLHHDIKGANAAGIQSILITGGIHATELGLNGFGEVADSSSVESLATKYNAYPSYVLPAFTW
- the LOC131623588 gene encoding uncharacterized protein LOC131623588 isoform X2; translation: MVIISNSSRRSSVTIEKVKSLGFDASLFLGAITSGELTHQYLQRRDDPWFASLGRSCIHFTWSGRGAISLEGLDLQVVENVEEAEFILAHGTEALGDANGNARSMNLEGLEKILERCAAKRIPMVVANPDYVTVEARDLRVMPGTLADKYEKLGGEVKWMGKPHEIIYNSAMAMAGTDVSDCIAVGDSLHHDIKGANAAGIQSILITGGIHATELGLNGFGEVADSSSVESLATKYNAYPSYVLPAFTW